DNA sequence from the Lodderomyces elongisporus chromosome 5, complete sequence genome:
TTTAACGGTAGTAGATTTGCTACTTCCACAGGGACCTGTAAGAACAAGTAGCTTTTTCGGCAGTCGACCTTTCAACATATTATTTAGCAGTTGTCTAACTTGTTGCAACTTTGTTGGATTAATGCAAATCTCAGACGCGTTCTGAGGAGCATATTTTTCAAGCCAGGGCACCTGTGACTTGTTCAACTTCTCAGGACTGGGAGGAACCAGAAAGAAATCTTGGctctcatcatcatcgtcggACAAGGAGTCCACTAGTTCGAATGACACATCTTGTTGCTTGCATTGCTTCTTTCTAGGTGGCATATATGAGATGTTTATACAGTGTATGCCTTACTAATGCGCATTTAGATCTAATTCCAAAATGGAATATTATATACAAATGGTTGAGAAGTATCTCGCATTtataaacacacacacacacactttgcttctctctctctttgtttcGTTCTCgctttctctctccctATGGCTTCCCATATTTCTTATCCTaatctttcttctccttctacTTACTCTTCCCCACACGTATACACAGCAATAAATGGAAATTGCCAAGTTGTACCTATATCAATAATATTACAGActaaaaaacagaaaaaaaaataatgaaacaaaatcatttAATCTTATCTACGCATTCATAAACTTCAGATCGCCGACTTCTTTATACCTTTTCCATAGTCGTTCGACATTAAGATTGACAGCATCCGAGATGCATTGACAGCTCTCTGTGGATTTTGCATACTCAAACCACAGCTCAAGCGCAAAATTTACAGACTCAGCAAGATTATAGTCATAGTTGAAACCAGCATGGTAGCCATATGGATACGTTATAATGAATTCACCTTCACGGTGGATTGTTTTATTGACTGTTATACCCTTTTTCTCCAAGAACTGCGGCAGAGCCAAAAAAGTTTTGTGGCGAAGGAACTGAGAACAGTTTTTGTACTCGTCGCCAAACAAATCCTTCATCACATTGAAAAACTTTTCATGTTGTGCTTGAGGTATCAGGTACCACTGCTTTGGTGCGCCAAAATGTAAATAGTTGATCAGGTACAAGTCCTGATCCTCCAAATGCCAGGCAAATGTCGCTTTCCAAGTGCCAGCATATAAGTAAGCATTGTTGACACCAGGGATTTCCTCTTCCATTAGATCCAATATATTTGGGAGCTTTGCCACATTCCATGACTTtatatcatcaacaaatagTGACCCCAAAGTGTCTGCTCCATATATGGGTTCAGCATATGTGAGACCCTTCCAGTAGGCTCGCTCTAGTTCCTGACAACGCTCATCTGTGTAAATAGATGTATCAATGaaatactttttcaaatctgcTTTACTTTCTTTGCCTTCTTTCGAGTCTTTCaaactctctttttcttgctcGACAGattgtcttcttttcttcctcggTGGCTCATAGCTCCTCGATAATTCCCTCCACTGTTCAAGGTTGTACTTTCTAGCTCGCTCGACATTCTGCAGTTGGAAAACCCCGTGTCCATCATGGTTGATTGTTTGAACAATAGGGTTTTTGATGCATACTCGGGACAAATTGTCTACGGTGTAGCATTTTGCAACACTATCTAACCACTCTGCAGGGGGAATGACTCGTACGATACCAGACTGCAACCCGTACTCATTAATTGCTTTATTAAAAGCGTAGAAATCCAGGAATTGTTCAATGGTGGGCTTAAAAACAGGCACACCATTGTCAATGAATGCAGGTTTGACGGAATCTAGATACTTGCGAGCCTTGCTTGACCTTGTTTGCATTGTTTGCAGTTATGAATATATGTCAAAATGCAAAAGAAGGATAAAGGGAGATTCTAACAAAAATCTCATTTAAAGCTAAAAAGGagagaggaaaaacaaaaaaaaaaaacaccaaaaaaaaaaatcctCGTCACAAAATCAATCCAAATGGGTCACatactttctcttttttttatttttttttttttactctcttttgtttgttcctgtcaattttttctttttagcACGCGAAGGAATGCTACCTAGTTGAGTGTTGATTTACATATCGGCATTGATATAAACGCCTTCATCTAACTAGAGTAGACCTTACCAATTGCCATGAGTTATACTAGAGATaacaagatcaagaaaGGTGTTTATGACAAAGATGCGGCGGCGTCGCACAAGTCGAGGGTGGTGAACTCATTCATCATTACAACTGTCATGATTTTAGTCTTGCTTATGCTAGGCTATCATTTCATATGGAGTTTCAAAGTCATTATTAATCAGCCATATGGCACACTTTTGAACAATCTTGTTTATGGTCCAGGTACATTTTTGGCCAATGCAGGATTGAGTTTCAGATTCTTGCGATACTTGAACAAGATCTTGGTAGAGGATAAAGTCGATTCAGATTACAAAAAGTACTTTTAAACCACAAAATACGATAtagagaaaacaaatattttaagaatacatatatatatatatatatatttgtacatgttattttcattgttgatttttcaaaaacataaaaatttcttcaactATTAATGTTGTATCGTTCTCAATGTCACTTTGTCTTCAGAAACTAGGTGTACTGTGGAGTAGCCCTGGAAAAAGGTTTCCTCATTCTCATCGTTCCATTTattcaccaccaccaattgCTTCAAgttccaatttcttttcttattatCCTGCTGATCATTTTCGATAAAttcgtcatcttcttcatccagTAGGAGACCAACCCCAtcgtcttcatcttcatcttcatcatcaatatcatcTCCATCTTTATCTTCCTCGTTCCATTCGAGATCAGAGTCGTAATCATAATCCAATCCAGTAGTACACGCGTCCAATGGATTTGACAAGATCGGAAGAAGCTGGCTTTGGTGCTTTGTAGAAGTCCAGGTCCCTGTATATGGTGGTTTAGAATTTTCATAGAAACTAATAAATTTGATAGGATCTAGACTTTCAATCAACTTGATGATCTGCTGCTCAGTAGTCGAGGGCAGATTTAGTGCGCTTAATATAGACTCGGGTGTAGTTGGCACGCGATGAACTGGAATCGATagtttgcttttttgcaaaaatgaCTTGAACTTTgattcattttcttttccttgatTCAGTATCATTAAATCCAATTCTTTCTTGGATGCCTCAgtagcatcagcaacaatgCCAAGTGTTTTCAAGGTCACATTCTTTTGAACGAAAAAGGGTAGAAACAAAGACTCATAATCTGATTCAACTTGTTTCTCCTCGAGCTTCACGTCGGTTTTCTTTGCAGGACCAGCCTGGAAGAAACTCGAGATCCTCATTTGACTTCGTTCTTTCGCCTCTTCAGCCTTGCGTTTTTCCTCTTCAgctttttgtctttcaaGTTCCTTTGccctcttttcctcttcaatCTTGAGCTTCTTTTCAAGTCTTTCCTTTTCGCGTTCCTCTCGCCTTCGCTCCTTTTCTTGTAATTCGGCTTGCTTCTTCTGCTCTCGTTGcaattgttcttcttttcttttccgtTCTTTCTCtaacttttcttcttctttctttcgttCCCTTTCcaacttttcttcttcaagttTCCTACGTTTAGcttccttctcctcttcGAGTTTCTTACGTTTAGcttccttctcctcttcGAGTTTCTTACGTTTAGcttccttctcctcttcAAGTTTTTTCCGTTTTGcttccttctcctcttcAAGTTTCTTACGTTTAGcttccttctcctcttcGAGTTTCTTACGTTTAGCTTCTTTCTCCTCTTCAAGTTTCTTACGTTTAGCTTCTTTCTCCTCTTCAagttgtttcttcttggctaatttttcctcctccGCTTGCCGCCTTTTCAAttccttctcttcctcttgtttctttttcaaagctGCTTTTTCATCGTCtaatttctttctcttggctgctttttcctcttctgtTGGCGACTCAGGCTTTATGTTATCTTTCTCTGCATGTCCATCCTGTTCGGGtgactttcttttccttagCTTTCTATTGGAAGCAGATGTATCATCTTTATCCTCATAGCCTAGTTGATCTGGCAGTTTTGTCTCTGAATCAATTGCATTTTCACCACGCTGATGTGTATCCTCATCTAGTCGCGAATTTTCTTGAAAGTTTGAAGCGTAAACAGTGGTCATCTCTTATCTATTTATTAATGTATTGATCAATGTATTTACTAATGtatttcctttcttttttttatatttccaAGCAAAAGTAATGATGAACGTGATTGTTAAGTTATTCAAAATAATGAGCAATGTGTATTATTTAATAAGTTCTCTAAAGTAAACGAattttgtcaatttttAAAACATAAATTTTACAAAGCCTATTGGTTCGTTGATCTGTAGACCTTTGGATATTCTTATGTTttagaaaaaggaaaagaagaaaaatttttggGAAAAATAGTTAGCTGTGAAGCTTATAgagattaaagaaaaaaaaatacaatcaAAAACAACGAAACGCGTCTCATAATAGCATTGAAatagaagaggaagaaaaaaaaattgatgatTATTGACCACGAAATTACACGATTGTCaagagagaaggagagagagagagagagagagatagaaTCTAgagacaaaacaaaaatgtacAGCAAACAAGATATATACCAACGAACTCTTTCTtaagcaaaaaaatgaaacaaaaattatccaatatattattataaaaaaagaactgaacaaaattatataaaaatcaataaaaataagggggaaaaagaataaccCCCACCCACAACAGAAAAGTGGTGAAATCTAAAACAACACACTCTGGTGCTTACGTGGTCAGAAAATGATGCATGGAACTGAAAGgattaaagaaaatgaagaagaagaatatgaagatgaagaagaagatgatgctGGGATGTGAATCCAGATCTTATTGATAGTCTGGAATGTCCAAATGGAAAAACGGTGTGTTTGTACCAACAGCTGCAAGGTACTGTTCATCGATACCTTCTTCCAAATCTTCGTATCCTGCAGCAATTCCAACATAATTATTACTTGATGTCAAGCCATCCTCGTATGTTCCAAATCCAGCATTCAACAACCCACGACGGATCCAAGGACTCAAGATTCctgaaaaatgaaactcAACTTCGCGATCAGCATATGCATTCAATGCTTT
Encoded proteins:
- the RLF2 gene encoding chromatin assembly factor-I (CAF-I) p90 subunit, which encodes MTTVYASNFQENSRLDEDTHQRGENAIDSETKSPDQLGYEDKDDTSASNRKLRKRKSPEQDGHAEKDNIKPESPTEEEKAAKRKKLDDEKAALKKKQEEEKELKRRQAEEEKLAKKKQLEEEKEAKRKKLEEEKEAKRKKLEEEKEAKRKKLEEEKEAKRKKLEEEKEAKRKKLEEEKEAKRKKLEEEKEAKRRKLEEEKLERERKKEEEKLEKERKRKEEQLQREQKKQAELQEKERRREEREKERLEKKLKIEEEKRAKELERQKAEEEKRKAEEAKERSQMRISSFFQAGPAKKTDVKLEEKQVESDYESLFLPFFVQKNVTLKTLGIVADATEASKKELDLMISNQGKENESKFKSFLQKSKLSIPVHRVPTTPESILSALNSPSTTEQQIIKLIESLDPIKFISFYENSKPPYTGTWTSTKHQSQLLPILSNPLDACTTGLDYDYDSDLEWNEEDKDGDDIDDEDEDEDDGVGLLSDEEDDEFIENDQQDNKKRNWNLKQLVVVNKWNDENEETFFQGYSTVHLVSEDKVTLRTIQH